The Rahnella aquatilis CIP 78.65 = ATCC 33071 genomic sequence CGCCGCCAATAACCCAGGTGCTGTATACCTTGGTGATGGCCATGACGCCGATGTTTTCACCGTACGTGGTATTTGGCGTTGAGCCGAAGAAACCGGACAACACCGTCGACAGCCCGTTCGCCAGCATTGAACGGTGCAGACCCGGATCACGCAGCAAATCTTTCTTCACAATGTTTGCCGTCACCACCAGATGCCCGACGTGTTCGGCAATAACCACCAGCGCCGCAGGCAGGATAGTGAGGATGGCAACCCATTCAAAACGCGGCGTATAGAAGGTCGGCAGCGCAAACCAGTGTGCGGTTTCGATAGCGGAGACATCCACCACGCCCATGAAGAATGACAGTATATACCCCACCAGCACGCCGATCAGGATCGGGATAATTGCCAGGAAACCGCGGAACAACACGGAACCCAGAATGGTCACAGACAATGTCACCAGCGAAATGGTGATGGTAGTAGAATCCACCGCCGCCCCCCCGGCAGGTAACAGCCCCGCCATATTCGCCGCCACACCCGCCAGTTCCAGCCCGATGACGGCAACGATTGCGCCCATCGCCGCAGGCGGGAACATCACGTTAATCCAGCCAATCCCGGCTTTTTTAACAATCAGCGCCACCAGACAGAACAACAGCCCGCAGGCAATAAAACCGCCAAGCGCCACTTCATATCCCATCGGTAACAGCAACAACACCGGAGAAATAAACGCAAAACTTGAGCCGAGGTACGCCGGTATCTTCCCTTTACAGACAAATAAATACAGCAAAGTCCCTATGCCATTAAACAGCAGCACCGTTGCCGGGTTGATCTTGAACAGAATGGGCACCAGAACGGTGGCACCAAACATGGCAAACAGATGCTGGAAACTCAGGGGGATTGTCTGCAGCAATGGCGGACGTTCGCTTACCCCGATGACACGACGGGTCATGAATGTGATCCTCTCAATGGTGTTTGTGATGTTGTGTTGTTTACAGCCTTTTGCTCGAAATAATTCGGGTTGCAGGAAGGCGGCAAGCCCGTGAGTCCCCGGGAGCATAGATCACTCTGTGACCGGGGTGAACGGGCGCAGCCAACGCATCTGCAGCCTGAAGTATGACGAGCAAAAAAAAGCCGACTGATTAGTCGGCTAAACGCTTATTTACTTCGTACCAAATATCTTGTCGCCCGCATCACCGAGCCCCGGGATGATGTAGCCTTTATCGTTGAGCCCCTGATCCACCGAGGCGGTGTAGAGCTCAACGTCCGGGTGCGCAGCTTCGAGAGCGGCGATGCCTTCCGGCGCGGCAACCAGTACCAGTACCTTAATGCTCTGGCAGCCGGCTTTTTTCAGCAGGTCGATGGTGGCAATCATAGAACCCCCGGTGGCCAGCATCGGGTCAACGACCAGGGCCAGACGTTCTTCAATGTTAGAAACCAGCTTCTGGAAATACGGCACAGGCTTGAGGGTTTCTTCATCACGGTACACGCCGACTACGCTGATACGCGCGCTTGGAACGTGTTCCAGAACACCTTCCATCATGCCCAGACCGGCACGCAGAATAGGCACCACGGTAATTTTCTTGCCTTTAATCTGATCAATTTCGACCGGGCCATTCCAGCCTTCGATGGTCACTTTTTCAGTTTCTAAATCGGCAGTCGCTTCATACGTCAGCAGACTTCCCACCTCAGAAGCCAGTTCGCGAAAACGTTTCGTGCTGATGTCGTTTTCACGCATCAGGCCCAGCTTGTGTTTCACCAGCGGGTGTTTCACCTCGACGATCTTCATTATTTATTCTCCTAAGGTGGTTGAGCTGCAAAAAAAAATCGCGAGATTATAACGCCATTCTTTTTGAACGCCACAGCCAATTGCCTGATCCAGATCAACTTATCCTTCTTCATTGAAGCCGCAGCTGCGTTAGCGGCTCTCTCTCACCCGAATCACTGACTCAAGTCAGCTCATCGGGATTCGCTCGTTTGCTGCCTTGCTGCAACTCCAATGACTTCGGCTAAGTGTTGTATCTTTAAGTATAGATAGTGACTCTGAATAAGGCGCTCGCAAACGTTTGCTTCCACTGTTAGAATTGCCCCGCTTTATTCTTCAACCACCAACCCAAACCGCCGTGGGGACTTCGCAGTGACCGACAAAACCTCTCTCAGCTATAAAGACGCAGGCGTAGATATCGATGCCGGTAACGCATTGGTAGACCGCATAAAAGGTGTAGTAAAACAGACTCGCCGCCCTGAAGTGATGGGCGGACTGGGCGGTTTTGGTGCCCTCTGCGCGCTGCCGCAAAAATATCGTGAACCCGTACTGGTTTCGGGTACCGACGGCGTTGGCACCAAGCTGCGTCTGGCGATGGATTTGAAACGCCACGATACTATCGGTATCGACCTGGTCGCAATGTGCGTCAACGATTTGATCGTTCAGGGCGCTGAACCGCTGTTTTTCCTCGACTATTACGCCACCGGTAAACTGGATGTCGATACGGCTGCCAGCGTGATCACCGGTATCGCAGAAGGCTGTAAACAGTCTGGTTGCGCGTTAGTCGGCGGCGAAACCGCTGAAATGCCGGGCATGTACCACGGCGAAGATTATGACGTGGCAGGCTTCTGCGTGGGCGTGGTGGAAAAATCAGAAATCATCGACGGCAGCAAAGTGGCTGACGGCGATGTGCTGATCGGCCTGGCCGCCAGTGGTCCGCACTCCAACGGTTATTCTCTGGTGCGCAAAATTCTGGAAGTCAGCAAGACTGACCCGGAAACCACCGATCTGGCAGGCAAACCGCTGGCCGATCATCTGCTCGCACCGACCAAAATTTACGTGAAATCGATCCTGAACCTGATCGAAAACGTGGAGGTTCACGGCATCGTCCACCTGACCGGTGGCGGCTTCTGGGAAAATATCCCACGTGTATTGCCGGACAACACGCAGGTGATTATCGATGAATCAAGCTGGCAGTGGCCGGATGTCTTTACCTGGCTGCAAACCGCCGGTAACGTCAGCCGTCACGAAATGTACCGCACCTTTAACTGTGGTGTCGGCATGCTGGTGGCTCTACCTGCAGAGCTGGCCGATCAGGCGATTGCATTACTGAATGATAATGGCGAAAAAGCGTGGAAAATTGGCTACATTAAAGCCTCTGACTCCGCTGAACGCGTGGTTATTGAATAATACCAGTAAATCAACTGACTGAAGACGGGTAGCAAAATGAAAAGGATTGTGGTTCTGGTATCGGGCGAGGGAAGCAATTTACAGGCCCTGATCGATGCCTGCCAGCAGGGACGAATCAACGCAACACTCTGTGCGGTCTTCAGCAATAAAGCAGCAGCGTACGGGCTTGAAAGAGCCCGTTTAGCCGATATCTCCGCGCACGCGCTGGATGTTAAGGCTTACCAGGACCGGGCAGCATTTGACGTTGCGCTGGCGGATGCCATAGAAGCTTACCAGCCTGATCTGGTGGTACTTGCCGGTTATATGCGTATTCTGACCGCTGAATTCGTCCAGCGCTTTGCCGGACGGATGATCAACATCCACCCTTCCCTGTTGCCAAAATATCCGGGTCTGCACACGCACCGTCAGGCCATAGAAAATCAGGATACGGAACACGGCACATCCGTGCATTTCGTGACTGAAGAACTCGACGGGGGGCCGGTCATTTTACAGGCCAAAGTACCGGTATTTGCTGACGATACAGAAGAAGATCTGATTGCCCGCGTGCAAACGCAGGAACACAGCATTTATCCGCTGGTGGTCAGCTGGTTCGTTGACGGGCGTTTGTCACTGCAAAACGGTCAGGCGCTGCTGGATAACAATCCGCTTTCTGAACGCGGATATGCAGAAGATTAATCTACCATTGCATCACGATTTCACTATAAACCGGCCCCGTGCTGGTTTTTTATTTTCCTTCATTTGACATTTGTTTACATTTCGCCCGATATAATGCACATCCCGGCGCACGTTTAAACGTCGTTTGTGCGCCGACCTTCATCTGACACACGGTTGTTTCAGATCTCATATTTACGAAGGTTACCCTCATAAAACGGCTTTTATAGTTGAGGAACACCCCATGTTTAGCCATAACAGCGTCAGATTACGTCCACTGGAAAAGGACGACCTGTCGTTTGTTCATCGTCTTGATAATAACGCCAGCATCATGCGTTACTGGTTTGAAGAACCTTACGAGGCTTTCGTCGAACTGACCGATTTGTATAACAAGCATATCCATGACCAAAGCGAACGCCGCTTTATTATCGAATTCGAAAGCGGACCGGTCGGCCTGATCGAACTGGTGGAAATTAATCATATTCACCGCCGCGCCGAATTTCAGATAATCATTGACCCGCAGCATCAGGGCAAAGGTTTTGCCGGGGACGCTGTCCGTCTGGCGATGGATTATGCCTTCTCCGTTCTGAACCTCTACAAACTGTATTTAATCGTGGATAAAGAAAATAAAAAGGCGATCCACATTTACAGTAAATTAGGGTTCGAACTTGAAGGAGAACTGAAGCAGGAATTCTTTGTGAACGGTGAATATCGCAGCGCCATCCGCATGTGTATTTTCCAGCCGCAGTTCCTGGCGAAATACAAAACCAAGCCTGTTCAGGTCAAACCTGAATCCCTGATTGGCGCCAGCGCGGTTTAATTCTACCGCAATAGAAATCTGTAAAAATAATGACCGGTGAAGGATGCAAATGTCCTTCATCGGTAACACTTTTCTCTCTTTTGACGCCCCGTTAAAAACTCTCCTGAAATCATCCTTTGTTATGTTGGACTTTCCTGTCAATCTTTCGCAATATTGATAGTAGACACTAGGCCCCTCTCACAGATGGCTTCCTGCTGCGCTGGCCCCTTAAAAGGCGGGCAACACGAAGAATATGTTGAGCTACATTGCGGTGTTTTCAGGCAAATTTGCCTGTATGGGCCAGGTTGCAAGCTAAATGAACGGAGTGAAAATGGGTCAGGAAAAGCTTTATATTGAGAAAGAACTAAGCTGGCTGTCCTTCAATGAACGCGTGTTGCAGGAAGCGGCTGACAAAAGCAATCCCCTGATCGAACGGATGCGTTTTTTAGGGATCTACTCCAATAACCTGGATGAGTTTTATAAAGTCCGTTTTGCCGATTTAAAACGACGGATCCTCATCAGCGAGGAGCAAGGTTTTCTGGGCGCATCCCGCCATTTGCTGAAAAAAATACAGGCGAAGGTGCTGCGCATTGATCAGGAATTCGACAGTCTTTATAACGATTTGCTTCTGGAAATGGCGCGTAATCAGATCTTCCTGATTAACGAGCGTCAGGTTTCCGAAAACCAGCAAGCCTGGCTGCGTCAGTATTTTAAGCATCAGCTGCGCCAGTACATCACACCGATTCTGATTAACCACGATACCAATCTGGTGCAATTCCTCAAAGACGATTACACCTATCTGGCGGTTGAAATTATC encodes the following:
- the uraA gene encoding uracil permease; amino-acid sequence: MTRRVIGVSERPPLLQTIPLSFQHLFAMFGATVLVPILFKINPATVLLFNGIGTLLYLFVCKGKIPAYLGSSFAFISPVLLLLPMGYEVALGGFIACGLLFCLVALIVKKAGIGWINVMFPPAAMGAIVAVIGLELAGVAANMAGLLPAGGAAVDSTTITISLVTLSVTILGSVLFRGFLAIIPILIGVLVGYILSFFMGVVDVSAIETAHWFALPTFYTPRFEWVAILTILPAALVVIAEHVGHLVVTANIVKKDLLRDPGLHRSMLANGLSTVLSGFFGSTPNTTYGENIGVMAITKVYSTWVIGGAAILAILLSCIGKLAAAIQAVPVPVMGGVSLLLYGVIGASGIRVLIESKVDYNKAQNLILTAVILIIGVSGAKIHIGAAELKGMALATIVGIFLSLLFKVIEIFRGEEQIIDVEDERENPPV
- the upp gene encoding uracil phosphoribosyltransferase — encoded protein: MKIVEVKHPLVKHKLGLMRENDISTKRFRELASEVGSLLTYEATADLETEKVTIEGWNGPVEIDQIKGKKITVVPILRAGLGMMEGVLEHVPSARISVVGVYRDEETLKPVPYFQKLVSNIEERLALVVDPMLATGGSMIATIDLLKKAGCQSIKVLVLVAAPEGIAALEAAHPDVELYTASVDQGLNDKGYIIPGLGDAGDKIFGTK
- the purM gene encoding phosphoribosylformylglycinamidine cyclo-ligase, translated to MTDKTSLSYKDAGVDIDAGNALVDRIKGVVKQTRRPEVMGGLGGFGALCALPQKYREPVLVSGTDGVGTKLRLAMDLKRHDTIGIDLVAMCVNDLIVQGAEPLFFLDYYATGKLDVDTAASVITGIAEGCKQSGCALVGGETAEMPGMYHGEDYDVAGFCVGVVEKSEIIDGSKVADGDVLIGLAASGPHSNGYSLVRKILEVSKTDPETTDLAGKPLADHLLAPTKIYVKSILNLIENVEVHGIVHLTGGGFWENIPRVLPDNTQVIIDESSWQWPDVFTWLQTAGNVSRHEMYRTFNCGVGMLVALPAELADQAIALLNDNGEKAWKIGYIKASDSAERVVIE
- the purN gene encoding phosphoribosylglycinamide formyltransferase; translation: MKRIVVLVSGEGSNLQALIDACQQGRINATLCAVFSNKAAAYGLERARLADISAHALDVKAYQDRAAFDVALADAIEAYQPDLVVLAGYMRILTAEFVQRFAGRMINIHPSLLPKYPGLHTHRQAIENQDTEHGTSVHFVTEELDGGPVILQAKVPVFADDTEEDLIARVQTQEHSIYPLVVSWFVDGRLSLQNGQALLDNNPLSERGYAED
- the speG gene encoding spermidine N1-acetyltransferase — its product is MFSHNSVRLRPLEKDDLSFVHRLDNNASIMRYWFEEPYEAFVELTDLYNKHIHDQSERRFIIEFESGPVGLIELVEINHIHRRAEFQIIIDPQHQGKGFAGDAVRLAMDYAFSVLNLYKLYLIVDKENKKAIHIYSKLGFELEGELKQEFFVNGEYRSAIRMCIFQPQFLAKYKTKPVQVKPESLIGASAV